Proteins from a single region of Paenibacillus sp. BIHB 4019:
- the fsa gene encoding fructose-6-phosphate aldolase, giving the protein MKFFLDTANVEEIKRITKLGLVDGVTTNPSLIAKEGRDHQEVIQEIASLVSGPVSAEVIGTKADEMLEEAFQIAEWAPNVVIKLPMTEDGLYATNALAAKGIKTNVTLIFSAAQGLMAAKAGATYISPFVGRLDDIGVDGLNLISDLNTIIKNYSLPAEIIVASIRNIGHLERAAALGAHIATIPGSLLPSLWKHPLTDIGIEKFLADYRSSQAK; this is encoded by the coding sequence ATGAAGTTTTTTCTTGATACAGCAAATGTAGAAGAAATTAAACGGATTACGAAGCTGGGCTTGGTGGATGGCGTCACGACGAATCCTTCGCTTATTGCCAAAGAAGGCCGCGATCATCAGGAAGTTATTCAGGAAATTGCCAGCCTCGTAAGCGGACCGGTCAGCGCCGAAGTGATTGGCACGAAAGCGGATGAAATGCTGGAGGAAGCTTTTCAAATTGCCGAATGGGCGCCTAACGTTGTAATTAAGCTGCCCATGACGGAGGATGGCTTGTATGCCACGAATGCGCTGGCGGCCAAAGGCATCAAGACGAATGTGACGCTCATTTTCTCGGCGGCTCAAGGCTTGATGGCGGCCAAAGCAGGCGCTACCTACATTAGCCCGTTCGTCGGCCGCTTGGACGATATCGGCGTGGATGGCCTGAACCTGATTTCGGATCTAAACACGATTATTAAAAATTACAGCTTGCCTGCAGAAATCATCGTAGCGAGCATTCGCAACATTGGGCATTTGGAGCGCGCCGCTGCGCTTGGCGCTCATATTGCGACGATTCCAGGCTCGCTGCTGCCTTCGCTGTGGAAGCATCCGCTGACGGATATCGGCATTGAGAAGTTTCTCGCCGACTATCGAAGCTCGCAAGCGAAATAA
- a CDS encoding GNAT family N-acetyltransferase — protein MEIRALEAKHFEERLKLSEYAFQFKLSPSQREQDEQKFRPEQELGAFDEQGQLLSALTLLPLEIWVQGKPFAMGGLAGVATWPEARRLGCVSDLLKRSLELMKGAGQTVSMLHPFAFAFYRKFGWEMTVERKAYTIAAGQLPLRKATSGRMQRLAEVDSALLDQVYAKFVSRYTGTLVRTSEWWAQRILNKPGHTAVYYNADDEVAGYVSYQIENRKMTIHELAVPTEEARTAIWTFISNHDSMLDEVTVTVASDDPLPFLLPDPRIKQELQSYFMTRIVDAEAFVSEYPFASGEQEEALELDLTDAHAEWNNGQFRLTFDAAGSARLTRTGEEQPGSKQAQAVPQLALDIQTLSALLLGGRKASWLAEAGRITGDTEAAALLERRIPQHKTFLMDFF, from the coding sequence ATGGAGATCAGAGCACTGGAAGCTAAACATTTTGAGGAAAGATTGAAGCTGTCCGAGTATGCCTTTCAATTTAAGCTTTCACCAAGCCAGCGGGAGCAGGACGAGCAAAAATTCCGCCCGGAGCAGGAGCTTGGCGCATTTGATGAGCAAGGGCAGCTGCTTTCGGCGCTTACTTTGCTGCCGCTCGAAATATGGGTGCAAGGCAAGCCGTTCGCTATGGGCGGGCTCGCGGGAGTGGCGACATGGCCAGAGGCGAGAAGGCTTGGCTGTGTAAGCGATTTGCTGAAGCGCTCGCTTGAGTTAATGAAGGGCGCGGGGCAGACGGTAAGCATGCTGCATCCGTTTGCGTTTGCCTTCTATCGGAAATTCGGCTGGGAGATGACGGTGGAACGCAAGGCGTATACGATTGCAGCGGGCCAGCTTCCTCTGCGTAAAGCGACAAGCGGACGAATGCAGCGGCTGGCAGAGGTGGATAGTGCGCTGCTGGATCAGGTGTACGCCAAGTTTGTATCGCGGTATACAGGGACGCTTGTTAGAACATCCGAGTGGTGGGCTCAACGGATACTCAACAAGCCGGGCCATACAGCCGTATATTATAATGCGGACGATGAGGTGGCAGGATATGTGAGCTATCAAATCGAAAACCGTAAAATGACGATTCACGAGCTGGCTGTACCAACAGAGGAAGCTCGCACTGCGATATGGACCTTCATTAGCAATCATGACTCCATGCTGGATGAAGTTACTGTGACGGTGGCGAGCGATGATCCACTGCCATTTCTGCTGCCGGACCCGAGAATCAAGCAGGAGCTGCAGTCTTATTTTATGACGCGGATTGTGGATGCGGAAGCTTTCGTGAGCGAGTATCCCTTCGCTTCCGGCGAGCAGGAAGAAGCATTGGAGCTTGACCTTACAGATGCGCACGCCGAATGGAACAACGGACAATTCCGGTTAACATTTGATGCAGCCGGGTCGGCACGTTTGACGAGAACTGGCGAAGAACAGCCGGGCAGCAAGCAAGCGCAGGCTGTTCCGCAGCTAGCCTTAGATATCCAGACCCTGTCAGCGCTGCTGCTTGGTGGCCGTAAAGCCTCCTGGCTTGCAGAAGCGGGACGGATAACGGGCGATACGGAAGCTGCTGCGCTGCTCGAACGCCGGATACCACAGCACAAGACGTTTTTGATGGACTTTTTTTAA
- a CDS encoding Wzz/FepE/Etk N-terminal domain-containing protein, with the protein MELKQYMKIIRKKIGLVAVIVLIACAAAAVKSFFFTTPIYQAHARLLVNQTALPDGQFSPSVGTLQTNIMMINSYKVIIKSETILSQVTQRYPELNITPAQLAGRISVSSAENSQVMDLLIRDQSYVRAAQMVNAVSTVFKEQIPLIMKVDNVTVLDKANEAAAAYPINNNPIFVILVSFVAALMLAIGLVFLIEYLDDTFKMESEVEAVLGIPVIASVPKMTKEDVRPSRKRVLNNQGVGEGQHATINQ; encoded by the coding sequence GTGGAGTTGAAACAATATATGAAAATCATCCGAAAAAAAATAGGGCTGGTTGCGGTCATTGTTCTTATCGCCTGTGCAGCAGCAGCGGTAAAAAGCTTCTTTTTTACGACCCCTATCTATCAAGCCCATGCCAGGCTGCTCGTCAATCAAACCGCCCTGCCTGACGGCCAATTCTCCCCAAGTGTAGGAACGCTGCAAACGAATATTATGATGATCAACTCGTACAAGGTCATCATAAAATCAGAGACGATACTCAGTCAGGTAACGCAGCGCTATCCCGAGCTGAACATTACACCTGCACAGCTGGCTGGGCGAATATCCGTCTCCTCGGCTGAAAATTCGCAGGTCATGGATTTGCTGATTCGCGATCAATCGTATGTACGGGCCGCGCAAATGGTCAATGCGGTATCCACTGTGTTCAAGGAACAAATTCCCCTCATTATGAAGGTCGACAACGTTACAGTTCTGGATAAGGCGAATGAAGCGGCCGCTGCGTATCCCATTAACAACAATCCCATTTTCGTCATTCTGGTTAGCTTTGTAGCAGCGCTTATGCTGGCGATTGGACTTGTGTTTCTGATTGAGTATTTGGATGACACGTTTAAGATGGAGTCCGAGGTTGAAGCGGTGCTGGGTATTCCGGTCATTGCCTCTGTACCGAAGATGACGAAGGAAGATGTCCGTCCTTCCCGCAAACGTGTATTGAATAACCAAGGGGTAGGTGAAGGGCAGCATGCGACGATTAACCAGTGA
- a CDS encoding sugar transferase — protein sequence MPPSPQRNDARAVLEGGFNASYEKRKSLRLYLMAKRAVDIIGAATGIMILSPILILVAVLIKLEDPRGKIFFYQTRVGRNERTFKMYKFRSMVSNAEEMLEDLLSQNEVEGAMFKMKEDPRITKIGRFIRKTSIDELPQFWNVLRGDMSLVGPRPPLPREVESYSSYDKLRLRVTPGCTGLWQVSGRNELNFHEMVELDLQYIKQRSIIFDIKIILLTVKVMFGSKDAY from the coding sequence ATGCCCCCATCCCCGCAGCGCAATGATGCCAGGGCCGTATTGGAAGGCGGTTTTAATGCAAGCTATGAAAAAAGAAAGTCGCTACGCCTCTATTTAATGGCAAAGCGGGCAGTGGATATTATCGGGGCAGCTACAGGCATTATGATATTATCGCCGATTCTGATTCTCGTGGCTGTTCTCATCAAGCTGGAGGACCCGCGCGGCAAAATCTTCTTTTACCAGACGAGGGTTGGACGTAATGAACGCACGTTTAAGATGTATAAATTCCGCTCCATGGTGTCCAATGCCGAAGAGATGCTGGAGGACTTGCTTAGCCAAAATGAAGTAGAAGGCGCGATGTTCAAAATGAAGGAAGACCCGCGCATTACGAAGATTGGCCGTTTTATACGAAAAACGAGCATTGATGAGCTGCCGCAGTTTTGGAACGTGCTGCGCGGAGATATGTCGCTTGTCGGTCCTCGTCCGCCGCTGCCGCGGGAAGTCGAAAGCTACAGCAGCTATGACAAGCTGCGGCTGCGCGTTACGCCTGGCTGTACCGGTTTATGGCAGGTGAGCGGCCGAAATGAACTGAATTTTCATGAAATGGTGGAGCTTGACCTCCAATATATTAAGCAAAGAAGCATTATTTTTGATATTAAAATTATTTTGCTGACTGTTAAGGTGATGTTCGGCTCAAAGGATGCATATTAG
- a CDS encoding CpsD/CapB family tyrosine-protein kinase encodes MRRLTSETNLVALTNPNSPISEVYRTLRTNIQYAEIDTPKQILMIASSQPDEGKTTTITNLAVTIAQEERKVLLVDADMRKPSLHQVFDKPNRIGLSSAISNQFSWQEAVMDTMVEHLSVITSGPIPPNPSEMLGSNRMKALVQEWKEHYDVILFDTPPVLAVTDALIVSAFCDGVVLVVLAGKVKKEMVKKMKANLDRVQAQIVGVVMNKINPKDSEDIQLQYYETAKS; translated from the coding sequence ATGCGACGATTAACCAGTGAGACGAATTTAGTAGCGTTAACGAATCCCAATTCTCCCATTTCGGAAGTTTACCGAACGCTTCGCACCAACATCCAATATGCCGAAATCGACACGCCCAAGCAAATTTTAATGATTGCCTCCTCTCAGCCGGATGAAGGAAAGACGACGACGATTACCAATCTGGCGGTCACGATTGCCCAAGAGGAACGCAAGGTGCTGTTGGTTGATGCCGATATGCGCAAGCCGTCCCTGCATCAGGTGTTCGACAAGCCGAATCGCATCGGCCTCAGCAGTGCCATTTCCAATCAATTTTCGTGGCAGGAGGCGGTCATGGATACGATGGTCGAGCATTTATCGGTCATTACATCCGGCCCGATTCCTCCGAATCCTTCCGAGATGCTTGGCTCAAATAGGATGAAAGCACTCGTGCAGGAGTGGAAAGAGCATTATGACGTGATTTTATTCGATACTCCGCCGGTGCTCGCTGTAACCGATGCCCTTATCGTAAGCGCGTTTTGCGATGGCGTCGTGCTGGTTGTGCTGGCAGGCAAGGTGAAGAAGGAAATGGTCAAAAAGATGAAGGCGAATCTTGATCGCGTTCAGGCGCAAATTGTCGGAGTCGTCATGAATAAAATCAATCCGAAGGACAGCGAGGATATTCAGCTGCAATATTATGAAACAGCAAAATCTTAA
- the galU gene encoding UTP--glucose-1-phosphate uridylyltransferase GalU codes for MKKVKKAIIPAAGLGTRFLPATKAMPKEMLPIVDKPTIQYIVEEAVASGIEDIIIVTGKGKRAIEDHFDHAFELENNLFSKGKFDLLDEVRRSSNVDIHYIRQKEAKGLGHAVWCARNFIGNEPFAVLLGDDIVQAEVPCVKQLIEQYEKTQKSVIGVQTVADDQTDRYGIVDILEKFDRLYEVNHFVEKPARGQAPSNLAIMGRYILTPEIFGFLEKQEEGVSGEIQLTDAIQKLNEHQGVYAYDFEGIRYDVGEKLGFIKTTLDFALQNQELRGQLLSVLEDILVREQLIKAN; via the coding sequence ATGAAGAAGGTCAAAAAAGCAATCATACCTGCAGCAGGGCTCGGAACACGTTTCCTGCCAGCAACGAAAGCTATGCCGAAGGAAATGCTGCCAATTGTGGATAAGCCAACGATCCAGTACATCGTCGAAGAGGCGGTGGCGTCAGGCATTGAAGACATCATTATTGTAACGGGCAAGGGCAAGCGGGCGATTGAAGACCATTTTGACCATGCGTTCGAACTGGAGAACAACTTGTTCAGCAAAGGCAAGTTCGACCTATTGGATGAAGTCAGGCGCTCCTCCAATGTTGACATTCATTATATCCGGCAGAAGGAAGCAAAGGGGCTTGGCCACGCCGTATGGTGTGCACGCAATTTTATCGGCAATGAGCCGTTTGCGGTGCTGCTCGGAGATGACATCGTCCAAGCGGAAGTGCCTTGCGTGAAGCAGCTCATCGAGCAATATGAAAAAACGCAAAAATCAGTAATTGGCGTCCAGACGGTGGCCGATGATCAGACGGATCGTTACGGCATCGTAGACATTTTAGAAAAATTTGACCGCCTCTATGAGGTGAACCATTTTGTGGAAAAGCCGGCGAGAGGCCAGGCGCCATCGAACTTGGCTATTATGGGGCGATACATATTAACCCCTGAAATATTTGGCTTTCTGGAAAAGCAGGAAGAGGGCGTCAGCGGCGAGATCCAGCTTACAGACGCGATTCAGAAGCTCAATGAGCATCAGGGCGTTTATGCTTATGATTTCGAAGGCATTCGGTACGATGTCGGCGAAAAGCTCGGTTTTATTAAAACGACACTTGATTTCGCCTTGCAAAATCAAGAGCTTCGCGGCCAGCTGCTATCCGTTCTGGAGGACATTTTGGTCAGAGAGCAGCTGATTAAAGCAAACTAG